The following DNA comes from Jatrophihabitans sp..
GCCGCCACCGCGCTGCTGCGCTGCCATCCCAACCTGCGGGTGGGGTTCCGCTACCGAAGGTCCGGAGACCCCGTCCAGGTGGTGCGGCGTGAGGCGGCACTGGACTGGACCGACATCATGCTGTCTGGTCAGGGGGATGCTGCCCTAACCGCGGCGCTGGATCAGGACTGGGCGCGGGGGATCGACATCTCCGGGTCCACGCTGTTGCGCTTTCTGCTGGTGCGCGAGGCAGTCGACCGACACCGGTTGGTGATCACAGCGCATCACTGCGTGCTGGACGGCTGGTCCATCGCCCTCGTCCTGCAGGAGCTGTTCACCCTGTACGCGGGGCAGCCGGCACCGCCGGTGGCGCCGTTTCGAAGTTACCTGGCCTGGGTGGCCGGCCAGGACGGCGCCGGTGCCCGGGCGGCGTGGCAGGCGTATCTCGCCGGTGTGGAACCAACCCGGCTGGCCCGCACGGCCGTCGGCCCGAGCCGTGCGCCCGAGGTCGTGACGGTGGAGCTGTCGAAATCGGCGACGGCTGCGGTCCAGGCGCGTGCTCGCGAGCAGGGTGTCACGCTGAACACCATCGTGCAGGCGGTCTGGGCTATCCAGCTGGCACAGCTGACCGGCCGCGCCGACGTGGTGTTCGGCTGCACGGTGAGCGGCCGGCCGGCCGGCCTGTCCGGTGCCGACACGATGATCGGCATGATGGCCAACACCGTTGCGGTGCGGGCGCGATTCGCGCCACAGGACACGATCGCAGATCTGCTGTCCCGGATTCAGGACCAGCGCCTTGCGCTGCTAGAGCACGACCATCTCGGCCTGTCCGACATCCAGCGGGCGGCGGGCGTAGACGGTGCTCTGTTCGACACTACGGTTGCCCTGGAGAACTACCTGAGTGGCGATCGCATCGCCGACCTGGACCTGGGCAGCCTGCGGATCGACGAGCTGAGCGTCCGGGAGACCTCCCACTACCCGCTCACGCTCGTCGTCGTGCCGGGTGACAGGCTGGTGTTGCGCCTGCACTACCGTCCGAACTTCTTCGACGGGGCCGATGTCAACGACTGGGCCAACCGGCTGCCGCGGTTGCTGGAGCTGGTGGCTACCCAGCCGGACCGAAGGCTGGCTGAGATCGAACCGCTGGAGGACTCCGATCGGGATCGGCTGCTCAGAGCCTGGGCCGGCCCGGGTGTCGCCGTTCCAGCGGACAAGTGCATCCATCACCTGTTCCAGGACCAAGCCGCCCGAACGCCCGATGCCGTCTCGCTGATTTTCGGTGATCAGCGAGTAAGTTACGCCCAACTCAACGAAGACGCCAACCGGCTGGGTCACTACCTGAGCGGGCTGGGTGTGCGGCCCGGCGGCTGGGTCGGCGTCCATCTCGAGCGCGGTGTCGAGCTGGTGGTGGCCATCCTGGCGGTGATGAAAGCCGGTGGCGCCTACGTGCTGCTCGACTCGAGCCATCCCGAGCAGCGGCTGGCCTGGGCACTGGCCCACACCGGAGCGTCGGTGTTGATCACCCAATCCGGCCTCGCCGACCGGTTGCGCCCGGCGGGTGTGCGTATCGTGGATGTCCACGCTGACGCCGCCGCGATCGCCGAACATGCCACCCTGGACTTCCAGGTCGGGATGACCCCCGAGGACGTCGCGTGCCTGATGTTCACTTCTGGCTCTCAAGGTCACCCAAAGGGGGTGATGGCATCTCATCGTTGCATCGTCGGCACTCTCGCTGCCCAGGACTTCGCACAGTTCGCCGTCGGCGACGTCGTCCTGCAGTGCTCGCCCCTGTCGTGGGACGCCTTTGCCTTCGAGCTGCTCGGTCCGTTGCTGGCAGGCGCCACCTGCGTGTTGCAGCCGGGCGCCGTACCGGAGCCCGCGATCATTGCGCGGCTGATGGCCGAGCACAGGGTGAGCACCGCGCACTTCTCGGCGAGCCTGCTCAACTACCTGCTCGACGAGCATCCCGGGCTGTTCGACAGGACCCGGCAACTGCTGACCGGTGGCGAGGCAGCGTCCATGTCGCACATGCGCACGGCGATGCGGGACTACCCCGAACTCCGAATCGTCAACGCCTATTCGCCATTGGAATGCATGATGGTGACGGTCTGGCATCGGATTGAACCCGCCGACATCGACCGGCCCTCGATTCCGCTCGGCCGACCGGTGGCCAACAAACAGCTCTACGTCCTGAATGCCAACCTGCAGGTGGTCCCCTCCGGCACGGTCGGTGAGCTGTACCTGGCCGGTGTCGGGCTGACCCATGGGTACCTCGGGCAGGCCGGCTTGACCGCCGAGCGCTTCGTGGCCAACCCGTACGACACTGCAGGGGAGCGGATGTACCGCACCGGTGATCTGGTCCGCTGGACCTCGGACGAGGTGCTGGAGTTCTTCGGCCGGGCCGATGACCAGTTCAAACTCCGCGGGTTCCGAATCGAGCCCGCCGAGGTCGAGGCCGCCATCGCGAACCATGACGACGTCGCCGAAGCCCGGGTGGTAATTCGCGAGGACCGACCCGGTGACAAGCGGCTGGTGGCATACCTGATCGCTCGATCCGGCGCCAGCATCGACTCCTCGCAACTGCGGGGGCAGCTGTCCAGCGTGCTACCGACCTACATGCACCCCGCGGCCTTCGTCACACTCGAACGATTCCCGATCATGCCGAACGGAAAGCTCGATCGCAGGGCGTTACCCGAACCCGACTACGGCACGACGGCACGCGGCACGCCTCGTGATATCCAGGAGCAGCTGCTTTGCGCACTCTTCGCCGATGTGCTGTCTGTGCCCGAGATCGGCATTCACGACGACTTCTTCCAACTGGGCGGTCACTCGCTGCTGGCGATCCGGCTCGTCAGCCGGGTGCGCGCGGAGTTCGACGTGGAACTGAATGTCGCCGCCCTGTTCCGCAAGCCCACCGTCGCCGGCTTGAGCGAGCAGCTCACCGAGTGGCTGTCGCCGGTGCCACCGGTCGACAGCCTGCCGCCGGCCCGTTCGTAGCACGGGAATCCAGTGGCACCAAGGGATGGGCTCTCATTCGGCGCCCTGCTACACGCCGGTCACGGGTGTCGGCTTGCCTCTGGTGGCAGGAGCGTCTCGATGGTGACCAGCTGCTGGGCGTCCGCTGATACGCGCTCGGCGGCAGCACCGTCGGCGCCGGTCGCTATGACATATCCCAGGCGTTCCCACGAGCTACGGACTGCCTCGACGGTGTCACCGGCTGCGACCTGCACCGCGACGCTGTGCACTCCGCGCAGCGTCCTGGCCTGATCCACACCGTGGATGGCGTGTACCCGACCAGGCGGCGCCGACAGAAAGCGAATCGCAGATCCGCGCACAGGCGCCGACAGGGCAACCGGCGGGTCACCCTGCAACACGGCGAACCAGTTCCTCAACAGGTCCCAGTCATAGGCCAGCTCGATCAGCTTGTGAATATGGTCACCGGGCAACCGCCCGGCACACTCGACCAGCTGCGGTACACCGTCCTCGATTATCCACTCGCCGTGCATCAAACCGGATGAGAAGCCGGCCGCCTCGGCAAGCGCGCACATGCTTTCCTTCAGCCGGTCGCTCACACCGCCGGCGTCCGGGCCGGGAACCACATGACCCATTTCGACAGGATGCCTTCCAGGCAACACCCGTTTGAGCGTTGCATTGAAAAAGCGCACCTGGCCGTCCTGCAGCAGTAGCTCCGCGCTCATCTCCGGGCCGTCGAGCATCCGTTCCACCAAGCACCGCGCGTGCGTGAAGTGCTCGGCTCGCATCACCGTGCCGCGGCCGCCGCCGGCAAGCGCGTAGTCCCAGGCTGCGGCCACATCGTCGTCCGGACCGAGCAACTGGACGCCTTCGCTGGACTGCCGATTGGTCGGCTTGATGACACAGCGGCCACCCGCCTTTGCCCGGAAGTCGGCGACCTCGGCCGCGCTGCATGCCAGCAACCATTCTGGCTGCGCGATGCCCGCCTTGCCGGCCGTCTCGCGGAGCAACGACTTGTCGCGGAACACCCGGGCCGCGTCGATGCCGGCGCCCGGCCGACCCCATGCCTGCGCCAGTGACGCGGCCGCCACCACTGCGTAGTCATGTGCCGGTACGACTGCACGCACGTGAGGTGGCATCGAGACCTCGCTCGGCAACTTCTCCGCGCTGTCCTCGTCCTGAGCGGGCGCCGCCAGAATGCCTACAACGCATCGGAAATCGGCGACACGTTCTTGAGCGCCGCGGTTGCGGATCACCTCGGGCTCTTCGACGACCAAGACGCTGTCGGCTGGGAGGAAGAGGTCCAGGTAGGTCAGCAGGTCGCCGCTGTAACCCACCAACACGTACTGGATCGACTCGCTTGCCGCACCCGGCTGGTAGTCCGTTGCTGATGTCACCTAAATGTCCTCGCTCTGCCAGGTGTAGCTGTTACGAGACGGAACAGCATTGTCCACTCCGTCCAATCCGCATCCCATCGCAGCCTGCATGAGCAGCACCGCCTCTAGTCGATTGCGCACACCCAGCTTGGTCAGCGAGTGCGAGACATGGCTCTTCACAGTCGCCGGCGACACCACAAGCGTCTGGGACACCTCGGTCGTCGACAGGCCTTCGGCGAGTAGGGTAAGCACCTCGCGCTCGCGCTGGGTCAGCCCGCCCAGCCGGTTCTCCAGAAACCGGCCGCCCACCATGGCTCCGGTGGACACGCACAGGTCGACAAGATCCGGCGATAGCACGACGTAGCCGGAGGCGGCGGCCTGAGCTGCTGTGCAGAGATTGTGCAACGCCCAATCCTTGCTCAGACAGCCGGCGGCGCCGGAGCTCAATGCCGCGTCGATCCTCGGCTTGGTCCAGTCCATGCCGATCATCAGCGCGCGCGTCCCGATGGCGGCCAGTTCCTGCGCCATCAGGACGTGATTCTCCCGAGGACCTGCTACCAGAATGGCCAGATCCAGCCGGGTGACCGGCCAGTCGCCGACCGGCATGCGGCTGTCGACCGAACCGAGCAAGCTGATTCCGGCGCCGGCGCGAAGCGTGCCACCGAGCACCTGCCGGGAGATTGGGTCCCCGTCCACCAGCACCACTCTGGGCACGGCGGGCGTTGAGGCGGTGACAGGTTCCTGATTGATCAGCCCAGACGTAGCGACCCTGCTACCACGACTGCTGACGCTTGGCACTGTGTTGTGCTCCTGGGATCTCATCATGCTGAGAACACACCCGGAACCTTGGGAAAGGCCGAGGTCTGCCAGATGTGTTCCGCACCGGTGAGGTAGCGCGTGAACCGCTCGATGCCGAGCCCGAATCCAGCACTCGCCGGAATCCCTTTCTTCACCTCTTCCAAGTACCAGCCGTACTTGGAGGGGTTCTCGCCTGTCTCACGCATCCGCGTGATAAGTGTCGGGTAATGCGACTCGCGCTCACCGCCACTGATGACTTCACCGTAGCCTTCAGGCATCAGGCAGTCGAAGGTTCGCAAGATCTGAGGTCGATCCGGGCTTTCCCGTTCGAGGAAGCAACGCGAACCCTTCGGGTAGTCAGTCAGGAAGATCGGTCCGCTGGACTGCTCGGACAGGATCCGCTCTGCCACCCAGTCGATCTCGGCTCCGGGGTTCTGCGGGTGCCCGCCCGCAATAAGCTGTGACACTGCCGCGGCATGCGGCAGCCGGGCGAACGGCGTGCCCAGCAACCCGTCGAAGGCACGCGGATCCCGGCCGAGTTCAGCCAATTGCGGCTCACAGTGAGCCAGCATGGCACGCACCATGTGCTTGAGCAGTGCCTCGGCGAGGTCCATGACCTCTTCCCTGCTCACCTCGGCCATCTCGAGGTCCAACTGGTGGAATTCTGCGAGATGCCTCGACGTCGAGGCCGTCTCCAGCGGCTCCAACCGCACATTCGGAGCAACGTAGAAGATCCTGTCGAACGCCAGCAGGGCAGACTGCTTGTAGACGAATGCGCTACTCATCAGCTTGTACCGATGGCCGTAGTAGTCGACGTCGACCTGCTTCGCGCCGCGGATACCAGGATCGGTGACGGGCCCGATGATGGGGGGCAGCAACTCGACGAATCCTCGCTCCATCAAGAACTCACGGGCAAATCCGAGGATCCGACTTTGAATGCGCAGTATCGCTTGGGTAGTCGTCGAAGTGAGATGCTCATGCGGCCCGGGCACTACTGGCACTATCTTCATCGCCGTATCATGGCCTACTACCATTAGTGCTCCTGCCTTTTTGGATAATCATTATTTGTCTTTAGATGGTAGGTGTCTGAATGCGCCTTACCGGCACTTCTACGGAAGAAGACAGGCAGTTACAGCTGAATTTCAGGATCGCCCATCGCGGGGGAGGCTGAGTACGCCTCGCTGAATCCGCGCTCCAAGAAGGCGATGCCGGCATCGACTGTGATCAGTCGCCAGCCGCTCTTGGCCTCCTCGTTCAGCACGTCGGCGTCAAGGTCGGACAATGGTGACGGCTTCGCTACCTTCAGATGGAGCGTCTTGTACTCGAAGCGAGCCTGCGTTGGCAGCCATCCGTTCGGGTCTGTGTTCTCACCTGACGCGAAGCTGGGGTAGGAGTCCTCATAGAGTCCTTTGGACACGCCCTGTTCCGACGCCGACCGTTCCAGGGCCTGCCGAGCCCGGTGGTCTACTCGCAGGGCGTCAGCGAGCAATCGAACAGTCTCTCGGCGTGGATGACTTACCCGGCCCTTTTCAAGGTCGCGGATCGTGCGGGTGCTGATCGTAGAGAGATCAGCTAATTGTTGCTGGGTGACACCGGATCGCATTCTAATCCGGATCAATATTTTCGCAAATTCTAGGTTGCCCAATTCAACGTCCCCCGATCGTTTCTGGGCGCCGGCCATCTCGGCAGCACACGGCACACGCCGCAGCGTGCCGATGCTCGCACATGGCTTGGCGAAAGCACCTGACGATTCTGGTTTGAGTCAGTCAGGTTCCGCTCTGGTGTTAGTGAGGCTCCGTACTCGTCCCACTCAACCGCGGGTAGCAGTTAATGCCTGCCGCGGACGCACGAGACACTCCTGTGGGCCGACTGCCGTTCACAAAGTGCCGGACCGGTGGCTGGCGAGGCGCGCACTATCTGACGCTGACACTGACACCGTCCCTACTGCGAGATGTGAAAGAGCATTGCATACTTTTGGTCGGACTTCTACTGTGAAAGGTGTTTTCACGTCTGGGAGGCCCCCTGTGTCGTCTGAAAAAGCCGTTCTCGATGCTCTCGCCCATCCGGTGCGCCTGGATGTGCTGACCTACCTAGCCTCAAGGGGGCCGGCGACAGCGTCAGCGTGCGCCCGTGCAGTCGGTGATACGGCCTCCAATTGCAGTTATCACCTGCGCGTCCTGGCCCAGCACAACCTGGTCCAGCCGCAGAAGTCGACAGACGGGCGAGAGCGACCGTGGCGAGCGACGATCACCAGCTTCAACTACGACGATCCACCACCCAGCACTCCGGAGGCTGCCAGTGCGGCGGCGCTCTCGGCGGCGTCGCTTCAACGCGATCAACGCCTAGCCCGTGATTACCTCGCAAGGCGGAGCAGCGCGTCCCCTCAATGGCGTGAGGCTGACAGCTATGCCTCCTACACGCTGAAGGTGACACCAGCAGAACTGCAGACCCTCACTCGCCAGTTGGACGAGCTCATCCGGCCCTTCATCGCCGCAACGCGGGCCGACGCGCCCGCGGGCGCCGAGCTCGCGCACGTCGGGCTCACCGCGTTCCCGCGGAACGATTGGCGATGAAGCCGCCGGCTCCACTGCGGCACCGGGACTTCCGTTCACTGTGGACGGCGGGGCTGATCTCCGACAGCGGGGACTGGCTGCTGCTGATCGCCATCCCGATCGTCGTCTACGACTTCACCGGATCTGCCCTCGGCATGGCGGCGGTGTTCCTGGTCGAACTACTGCCTGGCATATTGCTGGCTCCGCTCGCTGGCCGGCTCGCTGACCGCTGGGATCGTCGGCGACTGCTGCTGACCGTGTCGCTGCTACAGGCGGCGGCGTTGCTTC
Coding sequences within:
- a CDS encoding asparagine synthetase A, with amino-acid sequence MKIVPVVPGPHEHLTSTTTQAILRIQSRILGFAREFLMERGFVELLPPIIGPVTDPGIRGAKQVDVDYYGHRYKLMSSAFVYKQSALLAFDRIFYVAPNVRLEPLETASTSRHLAEFHQLDLEMAEVSREEVMDLAEALLKHMVRAMLAHCEPQLAELGRDPRAFDGLLGTPFARLPHAAAVSQLIAGGHPQNPGAEIDWVAERILSEQSSGPIFLTDYPKGSRCFLERESPDRPQILRTFDCLMPEGYGEVISGGERESHYPTLITRMRETGENPSKYGWYLEEVKKGIPASAGFGLGIERFTRYLTGAEHIWQTSAFPKVPGVFSA
- a CDS encoding DUF4177 domain-containing protein gives rise to the protein MAGAQKRSGDVELGNLEFAKILIRIRMRSGVTQQQLADLSTISTRTIRDLEKGRVSHPRRETVRLLADALRVDHRARQALERSASEQGVSKGLYEDSYPSFASGENTDPNGWLPTQARFEYKTLHLKVAKPSPLSDLDADVLNEEAKSGWRLITVDAGIAFLERGFSEAYSASPAMGDPEIQL
- a CDS encoding amino acid adenylation domain-containing protein — protein: MRPSPVEDILPLSPLQEGLLFHALLDRQERNLYVAQYLSTLHGPVDAGRLQAAATALLRCHPNLRVGFRYRRSGDPVQVVRREAALDWTDIMLSGQGDAALTAALDQDWARGIDISGSTLLRFLLVREAVDRHRLVITAHHCVLDGWSIALVLQELFTLYAGQPAPPVAPFRSYLAWVAGQDGAGARAAWQAYLAGVEPTRLARTAVGPSRAPEVVTVELSKSATAAVQARAREQGVTLNTIVQAVWAIQLAQLTGRADVVFGCTVSGRPAGLSGADTMIGMMANTVAVRARFAPQDTIADLLSRIQDQRLALLEHDHLGLSDIQRAAGVDGALFDTTVALENYLSGDRIADLDLGSLRIDELSVRETSHYPLTLVVVPGDRLVLRLHYRPNFFDGADVNDWANRLPRLLELVATQPDRRLAEIEPLEDSDRDRLLRAWAGPGVAVPADKCIHHLFQDQAARTPDAVSLIFGDQRVSYAQLNEDANRLGHYLSGLGVRPGGWVGVHLERGVELVVAILAVMKAGGAYVLLDSSHPEQRLAWALAHTGASVLITQSGLADRLRPAGVRIVDVHADAAAIAEHATLDFQVGMTPEDVACLMFTSGSQGHPKGVMASHRCIVGTLAAQDFAQFAVGDVVLQCSPLSWDAFAFELLGPLLAGATCVLQPGAVPEPAIIARLMAEHRVSTAHFSASLLNYLLDEHPGLFDRTRQLLTGGEAASMSHMRTAMRDYPELRIVNAYSPLECMMVTVWHRIEPADIDRPSIPLGRPVANKQLYVLNANLQVVPSGTVGELYLAGVGLTHGYLGQAGLTAERFVANPYDTAGERMYRTGDLVRWTSDEVLEFFGRADDQFKLRGFRIEPAEVEAAIANHDDVAEARVVIREDRPGDKRLVAYLIARSGASIDSSQLRGQLSSVLPTYMHPAAFVTLERFPIMPNGKLDRRALPEPDYGTTARGTPRDIQEQLLCALFADVLSVPEIGIHDDFFQLGGHSLLAIRLVSRVRAEFDVELNVAALFRKPTVAGLSEQLTEWLSPVPPVDSLPPARS
- a CDS encoding ATP-grasp domain-containing protein, with the protein product MTSATDYQPGAASESIQYVLVGYSGDLLTYLDLFLPADSVLVVEEPEVIRNRGAQERVADFRCVVGILAAPAQDEDSAEKLPSEVSMPPHVRAVVPAHDYAVVAAASLAQAWGRPGAGIDAARVFRDKSLLRETAGKAGIAQPEWLLACSAAEVADFRAKAGGRCVIKPTNRQSSEGVQLLGPDDDVAAAWDYALAGGGRGTVMRAEHFTHARCLVERMLDGPEMSAELLLQDGQVRFFNATLKRVLPGRHPVEMGHVVPGPDAGGVSDRLKESMCALAEAAGFSSGLMHGEWIIEDGVPQLVECAGRLPGDHIHKLIELAYDWDLLRNWFAVLQGDPPVALSAPVRGSAIRFLSAPPGRVHAIHGVDQARTLRGVHSVAVQVAAGDTVEAVRSSWERLGYVIATGADGAAAERVSADAQQLVTIETLLPPEASRHP
- a CDS encoding response regulator transcription factor; translation: MVLVDGDPISRQVLGGTLRAGAGISLLGSVDSRMPVGDWPVTRLDLAILVAGPRENHVLMAQELAAIGTRALMIGMDWTKPRIDAALSSGAAGCLSKDWALHNLCTAAQAAASGYVVLSPDLVDLCVSTGAMVGGRFLENRLGGLTQREREVLTLLAEGLSTTEVSQTLVVSPATVKSHVSHSLTKLGVRNRLEAVLLMQAAMGCGLDGVDNAVPSRNSYTWQSEDI
- a CDS encoding helix-turn-helix domain-containing protein, whose protein sequence is MSSEKAVLDALAHPVRLDVLTYLASRGPATASACARAVGDTASNCSYHLRVLAQHNLVQPQKSTDGRERPWRATITSFNYDDPPPSTPEAASAAALSAASLQRDQRLARDYLARRSSASPQWREADSYASYTLKVTPAELQTLTRQLDELIRPFIAATRADAPAGAELAHVGLTAFPRNDWR